DNA from Branchiostoma lanceolatum isolate klBraLanc5 chromosome 9, klBraLanc5.hap2, whole genome shotgun sequence:
ATTGCAAGATCTTTGATCAAATTGAATCACTTCATTAGTTTTCGTGGCATACCAGACTACAATGTATGATTCATAGCAATACTTGTATGTATCAATTCAATCACCCTGATGACGTATGCCTCCTTCCAGACGTTCCTGTTACAGATCTTGTCAATTGATACCGTGGTGTTCGTTAAATCCATAAGATAGCAGCCAGTTCACATcactgcatatatatatatatagcagacACAATCACCTGTCAAAATTCACACATTCATAGTTGACACTCAAGTAGTAGATGTTTCAGGTGTAGGTGTCCCTTAGATATTCGTGTTACCCTACATGTCTCTCAAGGGCGCATATGTATAGAGCTCCCCGGCATGGCTGCTAATGCTATGTCTGATGTAGGTAGAACAGAGTTCATGAGGGCAAAAAGCAATCCCCAATCTAAACAAAGGCATTCTCTTCTAAGAGGCACGGCGCATTAATCCTGCATTCCTGTGGGAAGTCGTGCTTGGCTTTCACACTGGTGAAATGAGTTTCTGAGTGGATATGAATGAAAACGAAAAGGACACGGGTCGACCTCTTATAGTCTCATTTCAGGTAAGGTTTTATTGATGCAGGCTGACTCGGCCCGTTTGGGAGCGCGCTGGCTTCCGTATGTCGTATAGGTATAGACATCAGTCATTGTatattattctttatcaaagaaaCTTGCTCATTTATctgtgaagttattacacagGAGGACCCGCTCTTGTTCTATAATCCGTGTCATGGGCGACGCCATGTTTATGCAGGACATGACTTGCACTAGATCGAGTCCGCAGATGACGAATGAAGCAGATACCGTTGTCTATAGCCAGCCCTCTTTGGGTACACTGCACGTACGTTCACCATCATAAGAACGAGTTACGGGAATGTTTTGTAGCCCGCTGTCAGAAATCCGTACAGCAACGATGGCTCACAGGTTTCTTGCTAATCACGTAGACCCTTACGTTGTCCTTCACAAAGGATGCATGGGAATGTTCACCATAAGTATGCGACAGTGATTGTATAACATTGACAGTAAAGGTGTCACCAGTTTGAACTAAATATTGCATCGCAGGTAACGTTCAATCTACCATAGTGATTTTTATCGACTCTCATCTGATATGAAACAGTACTCTGGCAACGTAATTAGATTTGGATCTTGTGCTCTCAAAAGAAATTTATGGTAACGTTCATTTGCATGGCCATTGGCTCTCACTGTACTTCGTTCAAAATCTCCCCCTTCGTGCCTCACAGGTAATATTTATATCAATGTTCCACTACTGCAGCTATCACAGGAGTTAATATGGAACGCTCCTTTTTAGATCGGCGAAATTGCCAGGTTGCCTGAGCGAAAGAGACGTATTGTACTTACCTCACCTCCTGTGAAAGCCGCCCAAAGTGAAAAGAAGAATGATTTACGGGGTGATGGGCTAGGAAGGTCAGGCGCAGCGATGACCTTACAGGAGTCTCCCTATAGGAAACGCTTTCAATCCTGGGTTTGTGTTACGTGGAAAAGCGAGGATATACTCGCATGCTGCCCCGCTTCGTGATTGAAATAATTGTCTAATACATGGCGCATACACCTTCAAATCATTTACCTATTACAAATTTGGAAATGAAATTGAGAATTTAAAAGTCTATGCATAAGCAATGAATATGAGCATATCGATGATATAGGGGAGACCCCTGTTAGGGTAGGTGTTCAAGACAACACATATCCCCCTCTCCAATATTTCAATGTGCATACAGAACAGCGGTACGTTATATCAACCATAAACAATCAGCTGTGGGGCAACACAGTTTCAATCGTTGTTTCAGACAGCTTTACCTACTAGATACATTTGAAAATACAGCGTCATCCATCTGTTTTTGAATAGGTACAAAAGTGTCGTCTCTAAGctaaatacaaaaatgtaatatatatattagGCATGATGTGCTATACTATTGTCTCCATCGGCGGCGGATCTTTAAACGTTGACAGCGTGGTACAGTTTGACTTGCTGGGACTGATGCTCTCTACTTCCGGAATCTGGTAGAGGTCCACTATTGCTGGATGGTGGTTTATGGAGTTGCAGTTTTTCTGTACCTGATAGTCTCTCTCCTGCTGTCTCCTCTCTCGTACTTTTGAACACTTCACACCCAGATAACAGACGGTCCAAAGTAAGAATCCAAAGGACAAGATGGACACTATGGATGATATAACGTACTTTTTGTAGTCAGTGCGGGGCGTTTTATTCAAGTTGTAATCTCCGGGTCTCAAGATGTCACCTCCAGGGTAACTGAATATGTTAGGGCCAAAAGTAGCATTGGGATCGATCATGGAAGTCCCATTACGCCAATTTCGGTCCTCCTCGCTGGTGTCTATCCTGGTGACCGATGCACAGAAATTGGCGTTAATGGAACTTGTGTCCAAAGGTTCCTCGGCTAGCGGGAAATCCGTGCTGGTTAGAATGGTCCATCTGCGAGGAATGTTGGTGGGTAAGACATTCAGAAATGTCGTGAACGGGTCGTTCTCAGCGTAGGTCGGCGGTTTCTGTGGCAAGCACCTGTACAGACCAGAATCACTCATGGTCACACTGGTGATATTCAGGGTCCCGTCGTTGAAAACTCTGACCCTAACTTTGTACGAACCGTGCCTAATGACGGTACCGTTCGGGGTCATCCAGCTGACGGCAGTCTCCTGTCCAGCGTTGCAGTACATTGTGGCACTGTCGCCCTCTGGAACCTCCACATTTGGACTGGTAACGTTGACAGGAGGACACTGTATCAGCATGAACTGTACCTCGAACAGATATTTACCACGAAGGCTGTCGGGATATTGGCACGTCCCTACGGATCCGTCTGTcctgttttgtacatgtgtgctcAGCCAGTCGACAAGCCACGTCACCTGGCACGAGCAGTTCCAAGGATTTCTACCTAGGTTGACCTTCTTCAGCGAATAGCACGGATAGAAAAGCCCTAGCGGTAAAAGTGTCAGGTTATTGTAAGATAGGTCCAATTCTCTCAACTCGGCAAGATCCTTGAACGCGTTGTATTCTACTTTACTCAAGTTGGTCGACACCATTAGTAGCCTTTTCAGCCTTTTCAAACCGACAAGGTCTCCAGATTTGAGCATTTGTATGGAGTTCCCTGACAAGTCCAGCTCCTCCAGACTTGTAAGATACTGCAGATAAGGCACACTGTCCAGGTTAGATACCGCCATATTCAGATACACTAGCCTAGTTAGCCCTGCAAAGGCATCCTTTGAAACAGCTTTCAACTGCCTTAACTCACCTATATCCAGCAGTCTCAGACTatttagaggataaaaggccAACGCTCCTAGACAGGTGATGGGGTTGCCACGCAACCACAACTCTCTCAGAGCAGGTATTGCCTTGAACGACGACGTTGGTACAGACGATAATCTGTTGTTTAGCAACTCCAACGTTTGCAAGTTGTCCAGATTTCTAAAAGCTTCGGCCTCTATTGTCGATATCGTGTTGAATCCGAGCTGTAAGGTTTGTAACTGCCGCAGAGTCACGAATTGGTTCTTGGTCAGTTTACTGATGTTATTGTACGGAAGGCTCAGTACTTGTGCTATGGTGGGAATGCCCCTTGGCACCTTGAGAAGATCACTCTCTCCGCAGTAAACAGTTTCGAATGAGCCGCTACATTTACAGATACGAGGACATGTCACAGTCTCCACCAACTCCGGCACCATCCATGTAAGCAGTAGCAGCGCCTCCATCAGCGCTACGGAcgtccctggaactgcagacCTGAGCATTGTGGACAGTTGAGCTATTCAGAAGTCTCGCTCTTAATTAATCAATACACACAGATGAGCTGCTGAAGTAGTTAGCTCCGCGCAAACGTCAGGATGTGCAAAACTCGTCCTATGCCATCGGCGACAGATGGTTTTCTAAGCTATGGGTTATAGTACCCGCACCAGCGCAGCCAGTCGTGGTATGATATGGACTAGTACACAACTATGCTGGGTTCCGGTATCCTTTACTGTTGCACAAGCTTCTCTACAAAGGATAAGGATGTCAAGATGCGCAGTATTTCAATCCGGTCTACCACTCCGAGCACAGCTGGAGCGATCTCATCCGAACGAATGCTTGTCTGCTACCCAAAGTGTGCCCGCGAACTCAAATCGATTTCCTAAACCTTGCCGGCCATACCCGTCGCGATGAACAGTGGGTAGTGCAGAGTGCTCGCGATTTTTCGATTTTTTCTTTGTTCACGGCTGACCAAATCGTAGTCCCCAAATCTCCGCGGTCCCGAATCGGCACGTACTGAACGAAACGCGCACGTACAGACGTTGACAGGTTGAAGTCGTTAGGGCCCAGTCTGACGACTCGGTGGTAATCCCCAGCTTCTGCTGTCCAGCCTCACACGTCCTTATACACGTCTCTCCGCGCGGCAGTGGGAAATGAGTTTCCACCCCATTAGAAGTCGTCAGAGCCGGGGGAAGACACACTCCTCATCCATCAGCGCACTCCTCGTGGTCACCACACGCCCACACCACCTCCGCCACCTGCCCTGCAACCAAACACACAACGGGAAATTATTTCATTAGGTTGGACGGGATAATAGATTGCTTTTTGTAAAACAACGATACATGCAGGGTGGATGCGTCTGTTCCAATTAGATGGTGACTCTTATTGAAAAAGGACGGGAGGATCCCACCGGTAGCGATTTTTAAGAATTTAGTTTCCCTTGGGCTGTTGATCAATAACAATGTGGCACGAATATTAGTTTTCATTGCACCCGGCGGTCACCCCTTGACATTATGGATCATATTTTCATCAGCCGATCAATTATAACTTTATCACAGGTAATTATAGCTTAAGTGATATCGGCCCTGACCTGCCACCTCGATCTTCATCGACATATAGTCGGTAAAGCTATGACATAAGACGCTACGTGCGGTAAGATAGAAGATTGGTCAACAAACAGTGACACGCATATATATACAACGGGTACTGGCAATAGCAGAGCATAAGATAGTACAACTTCATCTTGGGGGAAAAGATGCAGATAGAATAGCCAATACATTGGTCATCTTGTGCCTTTTTGTTGTTGGCTGGCACGATTGATGTAGTGTTGATATTGGCTGTTATTGCAAAACTTGAGAATAAACAGTCGTCTCAGATGCGATACATCTTATGTTTGTCTTGGCCGGGCGTATTGGtcgattttcaaacttgatattGCCATAAAGCTGTCAATGAAATAAATTTCAACTGAAGTATCTCACAGCTTTAGTTTAAGGATAGCATGTCATGTAAACAAGACCACACGTATTTCTGCTCTACTCAACGAGAGAAATATCTGCTTCATTAAGTTTTGAAGGTATTACGCCAAatgactatatacatgtatgttcgtTTTAAAACTTCGTCAAATGTTTTATTGCAGTTATTGGGTACTCTTCAAATTTTTCTGGAAAGCTTTGTAACCTCGGCGCCTCAGGTCTGGGGTTTACAGCCTTCTTTATGGTCCATCAAGTACAGCCAGGTGGTTAAGCTACTATTCTTTAGCGTCTGATTCATCTGCAGCTGGGACTTAAAGGTCATCTTAGGATGATCAAACTGGCCacaaagtaaaagaaaatcTAAGACTTGGGTCGGGTTATTTTTGGACAGGGAGTAAGAAAGGTTATTCACATTCTGCCCCCAAGCCAATGCTATTAAGATAAGGGCAGGGAATTTCCTCTTAAGTGTATTTCAGCTCTCTCTAGGATTACGTGCTGGGTGTCGATTTCGATGAAGTAGGTCGTTACTTAACGGACAAGGACCTCGGGTGGCTTGGCTTATGCAAAGAGCACAATTGCATTGttattctttgtttgttttgtcactTTTGCACACTTTAAAGCATTGTATTTGTCATCTGTGTCGAGACACATATTTCGTGTTGCATCCACTCAGGGTAGGGTTAGATGGTAAATGTacaccagaaaaaaatgtcatcatgATATACATCTTTTATACTTCATTTATGCTAGGAAGGTATAGAGATTAGACTAAAGTCTCGTTTTACCTCAAACGGCATCTAGTAACTCATTCATTCGTGCACGGAAAGAGCGCGGATTTCGTTACCTCACGTCCAGCAGAAAGCGGATGATTGATACTCGTGGAAAGGTAATAGCAATCATACGGGCTAATACGCCGTTGGTCTACCCTCAGACCTCGAAATCTGATGATTAAGATATCCGAACGTCTGACGCAATGGTCTATGACTTTAAAATCTGCACTGGACATACAAAAACGCCTATCCCTCTCATGAGCCTTTGGGAGACGCTGATTTAGCCAGAAAATTGGATGTCTGAGAAGGGGCACGTTTTGAGCTGGGGAGAAAACATGTGGGAGGCATCACAGCAGCCAGCCTGATGGGATCCAACCACCCCGTAAATGCTGTGCACATGGTCGATGGGTCCCTGAATCCGGACTTTGGCGCTGGAGCATAATTCACCGGCAAGGATATTTGCAAAAGAGGTTAACGTATATTTGCAATATTTCCCTTGTGGTGAACCGTAGGTGCAGTTCCAACGAACGACCAGGATTCTCAACGCCAAGGCTACCGTCTAtcgaaaaataaaaacatccgCGACCTAGAAGCTAATGGGATTCCCATCGCATACGCAAGGTCTGCTGGGAAATTAGtaccgtcaaatatttgatttgattgtatcaaTAACGTACTTATCTAGCATAACATCCAAGGAGAAGGACATGGTGCATGCGTCTGGTTGGTCACAAGAAGGACTTGTGTCTTAAACTGTTGCAAGATTAATGTCCATTTTGAAGTTACGCTTATGCTAAGAGAAGTTTCACCGTAACACAGAAGCAGACAGAGCTATACCATCCTAAAGTAGAGACGCTTTAAGTTAATCTTA
Protein-coding regions in this window:
- the LOC136442456 gene encoding leucine-rich repeat-containing protein 4C-like is translated as MLRSAVPGTSVALMEALLLLTWMVPELVETVTCPRICKCSGSFETVYCGESDLLKVPRGIPTIAQVLSLPYNNISKLTKNQFVTLRQLQTLQLGFNTISTIEAEAFRNLDNLQTLELLNNRLSSVPTSSFKAIPALRELWLRGNPITCLGALAFYPLNSLRLLDIGELRQLKAVSKDAFAGLTRLVYLNMAVSNLDSVPYLQYLTSLEELDLSGNSIQMLKSGDLVGLKRLKRLLMVSTNLSKVEYNAFKDLAELRELDLSYNNLTLLPLGLFYPCYSLKKVNLGRNPWNCSCQVTWLVDWLSTHVQNRTDGSVGTCQYPDSLRGKYLFEVQFMLIQCPPVNVTSPNVEVPEGDSATMYCNAGQETAVSWMTPNGTVIRHGSYKVRVRVFNDGTLNITSVTMSDSGLYRCLPQKPPTYAENDPFTTFLNVLPTNIPRRWTILTSTDFPLAEEPLDTSSINANFCASVTRIDTSEEDRNWRNGTSMIDPNATFGPNIFSYPGGDILRPGDYNLNKTPRTDYKKYVISSIVSILSFGFLLWTVCYLGVKCSKVRERRQQERDYQVQKNCNSINHHPAIVDLYQIPEVESISPSKSNCTTLSTFKDPPPMETIV